Proteins encoded within one genomic window of Cyprinus carpio isolate SPL01 chromosome B22, ASM1834038v1, whole genome shotgun sequence:
- the LOC109088892 gene encoding structure-specific endonuclease subunit SLX4-like isoform X2 → MDDSDQDFTDLCSRLLKRVKKKGAGGSGDEKRPTTRDEQPSSPSSRRNPPKRRKKTDRDVTKTEIKRAINGRTQSAGSGDVSQPDPEESGTGRAKDAVIRRMQRFKRASPERLLHAETERPTSTESDGNHLPTAGTQLTDVSSDEALALQLQQALDREAQSSRDVEDEGLFFCQLCQKDLSAMSPPLRTQHINRCLDASESSAPSASHQSHPRPRVPECPICGKSFKSEKSRSVHLKRCSTDMGVKPNDLLQALRRQAAETACDYTTDQSQQLGSGTITRRDGMPVKKRTRRKAQKLDEDTMVALALSRSLLEQEMEEEREILAPVLQWKPGAGKGRGKRRKGASPVHPPLLLILDAQTALNRLQERVSSLLLRSRPPSPPTPTLSPSALPLHPQAPLWVKSALHGGGPDAVSEFYTSELSNFIQPCVAPEREKVTSLEVTPVKKFPDEVDSVQEKLSDPSPAQHQTTRPLTPCSGTPGSQALQDLMELAEEGMTLTQYGYTTHYKSVKDNAVNELPSSGFVPETNDKTTAKETSVYVSKLASDLSSMVNNPQLSDVQLQVDSGDVFFTHSFMLYTRCPLLANMVHDSGFGVQEEGMPVSQRVLLGNVLGEAVLALLQYLYTAHCPLTHTLLPHIQELADRFCLAELQQQCEEYSGGVGENTREESEGIFPAPQPHLGDQEDQNLAEKNFLELLQSMWQHEDSEEEDDFKETAGEERDLEEEQEKEDGEKEDRVDEEELDEIYEFAATQRKIETMLEATTETEEEEGDANTSLRNEKKDETEDRNETESLSEKSAGSCHSNKQGVDGMEAAMVTSPMEETLKNPNSETERVCLIQELDENRDSDASLDNSYDCLFSQSVGEYMEPSQTPASCSQQQRYKPSHTVQQNTPAPFHPSCVSEVIDLSISPPPSSDVSDETNFPLPGLSPVPHEGEHTDKSPLTKDNSVCQEIKNPASPPESQSKRVELIVLSDSCKQMHQYCYLNAPTTKCALTPRSPFESPSEPLQTSTSYVCKVTENSFKESGSQAHAGKRVDASKQVSTDTEARSDRSEHCSPGIANESVFDGSAEVSWLIPATPVPSTRCSSSQTCISMRRTQLFPKSSSSSSSSSVSGGFKPASFDSSSSSCIKEKPVPLSELPKSDLSPFKECHSTDTDRSPGYQRPLHHLRLSQVPSTDVSDGSHIGSIMGHPTQGVSKPSSSTPLHSDSSLQRQILFGSPVVDDCDVRLRDSRGNSRFFSSQGKIGLVSLQLSSSSPSKTPEKKQGSSLEQGCSSPSPNSQSYSHPERWKKRENDGVERMELGENPNQSNEELVDVAGNSFSDMDGSGRSGEENPNQSVDEVVDIARNSFSDMDEPGRRAGEENPNQSVDEVVDIAGNSFNDMDGSGKVGEEKPNQSVDEVVDVAGDSFCGMDEPPIAFDDSWGLDGGVGNQKPCFSLRLDSSGGTVSPPGLEGKGPMSRSHLDSGACTKTPDPSPGPFNHSLPDPDTWHDWEEEEVASLPLSQRLTAPSAKRVAELKTPVACRKRNKGPLVPITPMPGFSDMDTPELKNRLNRFGVRPLPKKQMVLKLKEIHQYTHQLQSSESEEETSGPQRPPNASNSQSAPLSFKQPTAPPAVSPVKLQPSEEDELLSASQNSDTSSTAESDRSNPELCVSEDDDSDTEGITASQAVVCEKDKLLAVRQFILSDPKLYARVLQYQPLSLAELRSSLKAAGIRLGAAKLLDFLDSQCITFSTAKQGQNASSRRKRRVKTTTSGGAAGRGRKKAAKPNGGVACGLK, encoded by the exons ATGGACGACTCGGACCAAGACTTCACCGACCTCTGCTCTCGTCTGCTCAAAAGAGTGAAGAAGAAAGGAGCAGGAGGATCTGGAGATGAAAAGAGACCAACCACCAGGGATGAGCAGCCATCCTCCCCCTCCTCTAGAAGAAACCCCCCTAAGAGGAGGAAGAAGACTGATAGGGATGTTACCAAGACTGAAATAAAGCGTGCGATCAATGGCAGGACTCAGTCTGCAGGGTCTGGTGATGTGTCTCAGCCCGATCCTGAAGAATCTGGCACAGGGAGAGCCAAAGATGCAGTGATCCGGAGAATGCAGCGGTTTAAGAGAGCCAGTCCAGAGAGACTCCTGCATGCAGAGACTGAGCGACCCACAAGCACAGAGTCTGATGGAAACCATCTCCCCACTGCTGGGACCCAGCTCACAG atgTGAGCAGTGACGAGGCCCTGGCTCTCCAGCTCCAGCAGGCGTTGGATCGTGAGGCTCAGTCCTCCAGAGACGTGGAAGATGAAGGATTGTTCTTCTGCCAGCTCTGTCAGAAAGATCTGTCAGCCATGAGCCCTCCGCTGCGCACTCAGCACATCAACAG ATGTTTAGATGCAAGCGAGAGCAGCGCTCCTTCAGCATCCCATCAGTCCCACCCCAGACCACGGGTCCCAGAGTGTCCCatttgtggaaagagttttaaatcagaaaaaagcCGGTCTGTCCACCTAAAGCGTTGCTCGACTGATATGGGTGTGAAACCTAATGATCTTCTCCAGGCTCTGAGGAGACAGGCTGCTGAGACAGCGTGCGACTACACCACCGACCAATC ACAGCAACTAGGTAGTGGTACGATAACTAGGAGGGATGGCATGCCTGTAAAAAAGAGGACCAGGAGGAAAGCCCAGAAGTTGGACGAGGACACAATGGTGGCGCTGGCTCTGTCCCGCTCTTTACTCGAGCAGGAAATGGAAGAGGAGAGGGAGATACTGGCTCCTGTCTTACAGTGGAAACCTGGAGCAG GCAAGGGCCGTGGGAAGAGAAGGAAGGGAGCGTCTCCTGTCCACCCACCACTTCTCCTCATCCTGGACGCTCAGACAGCACTGAACCGTCTGCAGGAGCGTGTTTCGTCACTCCTGCTCCGTTCCAGACCCCCCTCTCCGCCAACACCCACTCTTTCCCCCTCCGCGCTCCCTCTTCATCCTCAAGCCCCCCTCTGGGTCAAAAGTGCTCTTCATGGAGGAGGACCAGATGCAGTTTCAGAGTTTTACACCTCAGAACTAAGCAACTTCATACAGCCATGCGTTGCACCGGAG AGAGAAAAGGTCACGTCTCTTGAAGTAACTCCAGTCAAGAAATTTCCAGATGAGGTTGATTCAGTCCAGGAAAAGCTTTCGGATCCGAGCCCAGCTCAACACCAGACTACCCGTCCTCTCACCCCCTGTTCGGGTACACCAGGCTCCCAGGCTCTGCAGGACCTGATGGAGCTTGCAGAGGAAGGCATGACCCTCACCCAGTATGGATACACAACACATTACAAGTCAG TTAAAGACAATGCAGTGAATGAACTTCCCTCAAGTGGTTTTGTTCCAGAGACAAATGACAAGACGACGGCCAAGGAAACCTCA gtgtACGTTTCAAAGCTAGCATCAGATCTGAGCAGCATGGTGAACAACCCTCAACTCAGTGATGTGCAGTTACAGGTGGACAGTGGGGACGTTTTCTTCACGCACTCGTTTATGCTGTACACACGATGCCCCCTGCTGGCCAACATG GTTCATGACTCAGGTTTTGGTGTTCAGGAGGAGGGTATGCCTGTCTCTCAGAGGGTGTTGTTGGGTAATGTGCTTGGGGAGGCAGTACTGGCCCTCCTGCAGTATCTTTACACAGCCCACTGtcctctgacacacacactgcTACCCCACATACAGGAGCTTGCCGATAG gttttgtttgGCTGAGCTGCAGCAGCAGTGTGAGGAATATTCTGGAGGTGTGGGGGAAAACACAAGAGAGGAATCTGAAGGCATTTTTCCAGCACCCCAGCCTCATCTCGGGGACCAGGAAGACCAGAACTTGGCAGAAAAAAATTTCTTGGAGCTCCTCCAATCAATGTGGCAGCACGAGGACAGTGAAGAAGAGGATGATTTTAAAGAGACTGCCGGAGAGGAAAGAGACCTGGAAGAGGAGCAAGAGAAAGAAGATGGAGAAAAAGAGGACCGGGTGGATGAGGAAGAGCTTGACGAGATCTATGAGTTTGCAGCGACACAAAGGAAGATAGAGACGATGTTGGAGGCTACGACCGAGACCGAAGAAGAGGAGGGAGATGCAAATACATCCCTCAGAAATGAGAAGAAGGATGAGACAGAAGACAGGAACGAGACAGAATCCCTCTCAGAGAAATCTGCCGGCAGTTGCCATAGTAACAAACAAGGCGTGGATGGGATGGAGGCTGCCATGGTAACAAGTCCAATGGAAGAAACCCTTAAAAACCCCAATTCAGAGACCGAGAGAGTTTGCTTGATTCAAGAATTAGATGAAAACAGAGACTCGGATGCCAGTCTAGATAACAGCTATGACTGTTTATTCTCCCAGTCTGTAGGGGAATACATGGAACCATCACAGACGCCAGCATCCTGCTCTCAGCAACAACGTTACAAGCCATCGCACACAGTACAGCAAAACACACCCGCCCCGTTTCACCCTTCATGTGTTAGTGAGGTGATCGACCTGTCTATAAGCCCTCCACCAAGCTCAGATGTGTCAGATGAGACTAACTTCCCCTTACCTGGATTGTCTCCTGTTCCTCATGAGGGTGAACATACAGATAAATCTCCACTAACTAAAGACAATTCAGTATGCCAGGAAATCAAGAACCCCGCTTCCCCTCCAGAATCTCAAAGTAAACGGGTTGAGCTCATTGTTCTCTCAGATTCATGTAAACAAATGCATCAATACTGCTACCTAAATGCTCCTACTACTAAATGTGCTTTGACTCCTCGGTCTCCTTTCGAATCTCCCTCAGAACCTCTTCAGACGTCCACAAGCTATGTTTGCAAAGTCACCGAGAACAGTTTCAAAGAATCTGGATCCCAAGCCCATGCCGGCAAACGGGTAGATGCTTCCAAGCAGGTGTCGACTGATACAGAAGCCAGATCTGACCGATCAGAGCACTGTAGCCCTGGGATTGCGAATGAAAGCGTGTTTGATGGCTCTGCTGAGGTTTCCTGGCTGATTCCAGCCACTCCGGTACCATCCACACGCTGTAGCTCTTCCCAGACCTGCATCAGCATGCGCCGAACCCAGCTCTTCCCCAAATCAtcgtcctcttcttcctcttcctctgtctcGGGTGGTTTTAAACCTGCTAGCTTTGATTCTTCAAGCAGCAGCTGCATAAAAGAGAAGCCGGTACCTTTGTCTGAATTGCCCAAATCAGATCTGAGTCCCTTTAAAGAATGTCATAGCACTGATACAGATCGCTCTCCAGGTTATCAGAGACCGCTTCACCATCTAAGACTGTCTCAGGTTCCTTCTACAGATGTTTCTGATGGCTCCCACATTGGCAGCATCATGGGACATCCAACCCAGGGTGTCTCCAAGCCCTCCAGTAGCACTCCTCTCCATTCAGACTCTTCCTTACAACGTCAGATCCTGTTTGGCTCCCCTGTGGTTGATGACTGTGATGTTCGGCTCAGGGATAGTAGAGGTAATTCTAGATTCTTCAGTAGTCAGGGAAAAATTGGCTTAGTGTCTCTGCAGCTGAGTTCTTCTTCCCCTAGTAAGACACCTGAGAAGAAGCAGGGTAGCTCTCTTGAGCAGGGATGCTCCAGTCCGTCCCCGAACTCTCAAAGCTACAGTCATCCAGAAagatggaaaaagagagagaacgaTGGGGTAGAGCGAATGGAATTGGGAGAGAATCCAAATCAAAGTAATGAAGAATTGGTGGATGTTGCGGGAAACTCATTCAGTGATATGGATGGGTCAGGAAGATCGGGAGAAGAGAATCCGAATCAAAGTGTTGACGAAGTGGTGGATATTGCGAGAAACTCATTTAGTGACATGGATGAGCCTGGAAGAAGAGCGGGAGAAGAGAATCCAAATCAAAGTGTTGACGAAGTGGTGGATATTGCGGGAAACTCATTCAACGATATGGATGGGTCTGGAAAAGTGGGAGAAGAGAAACCAAATCAAAGTGTCGACGAAGTGGTGGACGTTGCAGGAGACTCATTTTGTGGCATGGACGAGCCTCCTATAGCGTTTGATGACTCCTGGGGTTTGGATGGAGGAGTTGGAAACCAGAAGCCCTGCTTTAGTCTACGGCTTGACAGCAGTGGAGGTACAGTCAGTCCACCGGGTCTCGAAGGTAAGGGACCAATGTCCAGGTCTCATCTTGATTCTGGAGCTTGTACCAAAACTCCGGATCCAAGTCCAGGTCCATTTAATCACAGTCTGCCTGATCCTGACACGTGGCATGATTGGGAAGAAGAGGAGGTGGCTTCCCTTCCTCTTTCTCAGAGATTGACAGCTCCCTCTGCCAAGAGAGTTGCCGAACTAAAGACTCCAG TTGCTTGCAGAAAGAGGAATAAAGGACCGCTGGTGCCCATCACTCCCATGCCAGGCTTTTCCGATATGGACACACCAGAGCTCAAAAACAGACTCAACAG gTTCGGCGTGCGTCCGCTGCCCAAGAAGCAGATGGTTCTGAAGCTGAAAGAGATCCATCAATACACCCACCAGCTGCAGAGCTCCGAGTCAGAGGAGGAGACCTCTGGACCCCAACGCCCACCGAATGCCTCTAACTCCCAGTCTGCTCCACTCTCCTTTAAGCAGCCTACAGCACCCCCTGCTGTCTCACCTGTGAAACTGCAGCCAAGTGAAGAAGATGAGCTTTTATCAGCCTCTCAAAACTCAGATACATCCTCCACTGCAGAGTCTGACAG GTCGAACCCAGAGCTGTGTGTGTCAGAAGACGACGACTCGGACACTGAGGGCATCACGGCATCTCAGGCTGTTGTGTGTGAGAAGGACAAACTCCTTGCAGTTCGTCAGTTCATCCTATCCGACCCCAAGCTGTACGCACGAGTGCTGCAGTACCAGCCTCTCTCCCTGGCGGAGCTGCGGTCCAGCTTGAAAGCAGCGGGCATCAGGTTAGGTGCTGCTAAACTACTAGACTTCCTGGACTCTCAGTGCATTACTTTCAGTACGGCCAAACAGGGCCAGAATGCATCTTCCCGCAGGAAACGACGTGTGAAAACCACAACCAGTGGTGGTGCAGCCGGAAGAGGAAGGAAAAAAGCAGCTAAGCCCAATGGAGGAGTTGCATGtgggctgaaataa
- the LOC109088892 gene encoding structure-specific endonuclease subunit SLX4-like isoform X1 — MDDSDQDFTDLCSRLLKRVKKKGAGGSGDEKRPTTRDEQPSSPSSRRNPPKRRKKTDRDVTKTEIKRAINGRTQSAGSGDVSQPDPEESGTGRAKDAVIRRMQRFKRASPERLLHAETERPTSTESDGNHLPTAGTQLTEDVSSDEALALQLQQALDREAQSSRDVEDEGLFFCQLCQKDLSAMSPPLRTQHINRCLDASESSAPSASHQSHPRPRVPECPICGKSFKSEKSRSVHLKRCSTDMGVKPNDLLQALRRQAAETACDYTTDQSQQLGSGTITRRDGMPVKKRTRRKAQKLDEDTMVALALSRSLLEQEMEEEREILAPVLQWKPGAGKGRGKRRKGASPVHPPLLLILDAQTALNRLQERVSSLLLRSRPPSPPTPTLSPSALPLHPQAPLWVKSALHGGGPDAVSEFYTSELSNFIQPCVAPEREKVTSLEVTPVKKFPDEVDSVQEKLSDPSPAQHQTTRPLTPCSGTPGSQALQDLMELAEEGMTLTQYGYTTHYKSVKDNAVNELPSSGFVPETNDKTTAKETSVYVSKLASDLSSMVNNPQLSDVQLQVDSGDVFFTHSFMLYTRCPLLANMVHDSGFGVQEEGMPVSQRVLLGNVLGEAVLALLQYLYTAHCPLTHTLLPHIQELADRFCLAELQQQCEEYSGGVGENTREESEGIFPAPQPHLGDQEDQNLAEKNFLELLQSMWQHEDSEEEDDFKETAGEERDLEEEQEKEDGEKEDRVDEEELDEIYEFAATQRKIETMLEATTETEEEEGDANTSLRNEKKDETEDRNETESLSEKSAGSCHSNKQGVDGMEAAMVTSPMEETLKNPNSETERVCLIQELDENRDSDASLDNSYDCLFSQSVGEYMEPSQTPASCSQQQRYKPSHTVQQNTPAPFHPSCVSEVIDLSISPPPSSDVSDETNFPLPGLSPVPHEGEHTDKSPLTKDNSVCQEIKNPASPPESQSKRVELIVLSDSCKQMHQYCYLNAPTTKCALTPRSPFESPSEPLQTSTSYVCKVTENSFKESGSQAHAGKRVDASKQVSTDTEARSDRSEHCSPGIANESVFDGSAEVSWLIPATPVPSTRCSSSQTCISMRRTQLFPKSSSSSSSSSVSGGFKPASFDSSSSSCIKEKPVPLSELPKSDLSPFKECHSTDTDRSPGYQRPLHHLRLSQVPSTDVSDGSHIGSIMGHPTQGVSKPSSSTPLHSDSSLQRQILFGSPVVDDCDVRLRDSRGNSRFFSSQGKIGLVSLQLSSSSPSKTPEKKQGSSLEQGCSSPSPNSQSYSHPERWKKRENDGVERMELGENPNQSNEELVDVAGNSFSDMDGSGRSGEENPNQSVDEVVDIARNSFSDMDEPGRRAGEENPNQSVDEVVDIAGNSFNDMDGSGKVGEEKPNQSVDEVVDVAGDSFCGMDEPPIAFDDSWGLDGGVGNQKPCFSLRLDSSGGTVSPPGLEGKGPMSRSHLDSGACTKTPDPSPGPFNHSLPDPDTWHDWEEEEVASLPLSQRLTAPSAKRVAELKTPVACRKRNKGPLVPITPMPGFSDMDTPELKNRLNRFGVRPLPKKQMVLKLKEIHQYTHQLQSSESEEETSGPQRPPNASNSQSAPLSFKQPTAPPAVSPVKLQPSEEDELLSASQNSDTSSTAESDRSNPELCVSEDDDSDTEGITASQAVVCEKDKLLAVRQFILSDPKLYARVLQYQPLSLAELRSSLKAAGIRLGAAKLLDFLDSQCITFSTAKQGQNASSRRKRRVKTTTSGGAAGRGRKKAAKPNGGVACGLK; from the exons ATGGACGACTCGGACCAAGACTTCACCGACCTCTGCTCTCGTCTGCTCAAAAGAGTGAAGAAGAAAGGAGCAGGAGGATCTGGAGATGAAAAGAGACCAACCACCAGGGATGAGCAGCCATCCTCCCCCTCCTCTAGAAGAAACCCCCCTAAGAGGAGGAAGAAGACTGATAGGGATGTTACCAAGACTGAAATAAAGCGTGCGATCAATGGCAGGACTCAGTCTGCAGGGTCTGGTGATGTGTCTCAGCCCGATCCTGAAGAATCTGGCACAGGGAGAGCCAAAGATGCAGTGATCCGGAGAATGCAGCGGTTTAAGAGAGCCAGTCCAGAGAGACTCCTGCATGCAGAGACTGAGCGACCCACAAGCACAGAGTCTGATGGAAACCATCTCCCCACTGCTGGGACCCAGCTCACAG aagatgTGAGCAGTGACGAGGCCCTGGCTCTCCAGCTCCAGCAGGCGTTGGATCGTGAGGCTCAGTCCTCCAGAGACGTGGAAGATGAAGGATTGTTCTTCTGCCAGCTCTGTCAGAAAGATCTGTCAGCCATGAGCCCTCCGCTGCGCACTCAGCACATCAACAG ATGTTTAGATGCAAGCGAGAGCAGCGCTCCTTCAGCATCCCATCAGTCCCACCCCAGACCACGGGTCCCAGAGTGTCCCatttgtggaaagagttttaaatcagaaaaaagcCGGTCTGTCCACCTAAAGCGTTGCTCGACTGATATGGGTGTGAAACCTAATGATCTTCTCCAGGCTCTGAGGAGACAGGCTGCTGAGACAGCGTGCGACTACACCACCGACCAATC ACAGCAACTAGGTAGTGGTACGATAACTAGGAGGGATGGCATGCCTGTAAAAAAGAGGACCAGGAGGAAAGCCCAGAAGTTGGACGAGGACACAATGGTGGCGCTGGCTCTGTCCCGCTCTTTACTCGAGCAGGAAATGGAAGAGGAGAGGGAGATACTGGCTCCTGTCTTACAGTGGAAACCTGGAGCAG GCAAGGGCCGTGGGAAGAGAAGGAAGGGAGCGTCTCCTGTCCACCCACCACTTCTCCTCATCCTGGACGCTCAGACAGCACTGAACCGTCTGCAGGAGCGTGTTTCGTCACTCCTGCTCCGTTCCAGACCCCCCTCTCCGCCAACACCCACTCTTTCCCCCTCCGCGCTCCCTCTTCATCCTCAAGCCCCCCTCTGGGTCAAAAGTGCTCTTCATGGAGGAGGACCAGATGCAGTTTCAGAGTTTTACACCTCAGAACTAAGCAACTTCATACAGCCATGCGTTGCACCGGAG AGAGAAAAGGTCACGTCTCTTGAAGTAACTCCAGTCAAGAAATTTCCAGATGAGGTTGATTCAGTCCAGGAAAAGCTTTCGGATCCGAGCCCAGCTCAACACCAGACTACCCGTCCTCTCACCCCCTGTTCGGGTACACCAGGCTCCCAGGCTCTGCAGGACCTGATGGAGCTTGCAGAGGAAGGCATGACCCTCACCCAGTATGGATACACAACACATTACAAGTCAG TTAAAGACAATGCAGTGAATGAACTTCCCTCAAGTGGTTTTGTTCCAGAGACAAATGACAAGACGACGGCCAAGGAAACCTCA gtgtACGTTTCAAAGCTAGCATCAGATCTGAGCAGCATGGTGAACAACCCTCAACTCAGTGATGTGCAGTTACAGGTGGACAGTGGGGACGTTTTCTTCACGCACTCGTTTATGCTGTACACACGATGCCCCCTGCTGGCCAACATG GTTCATGACTCAGGTTTTGGTGTTCAGGAGGAGGGTATGCCTGTCTCTCAGAGGGTGTTGTTGGGTAATGTGCTTGGGGAGGCAGTACTGGCCCTCCTGCAGTATCTTTACACAGCCCACTGtcctctgacacacacactgcTACCCCACATACAGGAGCTTGCCGATAG gttttgtttgGCTGAGCTGCAGCAGCAGTGTGAGGAATATTCTGGAGGTGTGGGGGAAAACACAAGAGAGGAATCTGAAGGCATTTTTCCAGCACCCCAGCCTCATCTCGGGGACCAGGAAGACCAGAACTTGGCAGAAAAAAATTTCTTGGAGCTCCTCCAATCAATGTGGCAGCACGAGGACAGTGAAGAAGAGGATGATTTTAAAGAGACTGCCGGAGAGGAAAGAGACCTGGAAGAGGAGCAAGAGAAAGAAGATGGAGAAAAAGAGGACCGGGTGGATGAGGAAGAGCTTGACGAGATCTATGAGTTTGCAGCGACACAAAGGAAGATAGAGACGATGTTGGAGGCTACGACCGAGACCGAAGAAGAGGAGGGAGATGCAAATACATCCCTCAGAAATGAGAAGAAGGATGAGACAGAAGACAGGAACGAGACAGAATCCCTCTCAGAGAAATCTGCCGGCAGTTGCCATAGTAACAAACAAGGCGTGGATGGGATGGAGGCTGCCATGGTAACAAGTCCAATGGAAGAAACCCTTAAAAACCCCAATTCAGAGACCGAGAGAGTTTGCTTGATTCAAGAATTAGATGAAAACAGAGACTCGGATGCCAGTCTAGATAACAGCTATGACTGTTTATTCTCCCAGTCTGTAGGGGAATACATGGAACCATCACAGACGCCAGCATCCTGCTCTCAGCAACAACGTTACAAGCCATCGCACACAGTACAGCAAAACACACCCGCCCCGTTTCACCCTTCATGTGTTAGTGAGGTGATCGACCTGTCTATAAGCCCTCCACCAAGCTCAGATGTGTCAGATGAGACTAACTTCCCCTTACCTGGATTGTCTCCTGTTCCTCATGAGGGTGAACATACAGATAAATCTCCACTAACTAAAGACAATTCAGTATGCCAGGAAATCAAGAACCCCGCTTCCCCTCCAGAATCTCAAAGTAAACGGGTTGAGCTCATTGTTCTCTCAGATTCATGTAAACAAATGCATCAATACTGCTACCTAAATGCTCCTACTACTAAATGTGCTTTGACTCCTCGGTCTCCTTTCGAATCTCCCTCAGAACCTCTTCAGACGTCCACAAGCTATGTTTGCAAAGTCACCGAGAACAGTTTCAAAGAATCTGGATCCCAAGCCCATGCCGGCAAACGGGTAGATGCTTCCAAGCAGGTGTCGACTGATACAGAAGCCAGATCTGACCGATCAGAGCACTGTAGCCCTGGGATTGCGAATGAAAGCGTGTTTGATGGCTCTGCTGAGGTTTCCTGGCTGATTCCAGCCACTCCGGTACCATCCACACGCTGTAGCTCTTCCCAGACCTGCATCAGCATGCGCCGAACCCAGCTCTTCCCCAAATCAtcgtcctcttcttcctcttcctctgtctcGGGTGGTTTTAAACCTGCTAGCTTTGATTCTTCAAGCAGCAGCTGCATAAAAGAGAAGCCGGTACCTTTGTCTGAATTGCCCAAATCAGATCTGAGTCCCTTTAAAGAATGTCATAGCACTGATACAGATCGCTCTCCAGGTTATCAGAGACCGCTTCACCATCTAAGACTGTCTCAGGTTCCTTCTACAGATGTTTCTGATGGCTCCCACATTGGCAGCATCATGGGACATCCAACCCAGGGTGTCTCCAAGCCCTCCAGTAGCACTCCTCTCCATTCAGACTCTTCCTTACAACGTCAGATCCTGTTTGGCTCCCCTGTGGTTGATGACTGTGATGTTCGGCTCAGGGATAGTAGAGGTAATTCTAGATTCTTCAGTAGTCAGGGAAAAATTGGCTTAGTGTCTCTGCAGCTGAGTTCTTCTTCCCCTAGTAAGACACCTGAGAAGAAGCAGGGTAGCTCTCTTGAGCAGGGATGCTCCAGTCCGTCCCCGAACTCTCAAAGCTACAGTCATCCAGAAagatggaaaaagagagagaacgaTGGGGTAGAGCGAATGGAATTGGGAGAGAATCCAAATCAAAGTAATGAAGAATTGGTGGATGTTGCGGGAAACTCATTCAGTGATATGGATGGGTCAGGAAGATCGGGAGAAGAGAATCCGAATCAAAGTGTTGACGAAGTGGTGGATATTGCGAGAAACTCATTTAGTGACATGGATGAGCCTGGAAGAAGAGCGGGAGAAGAGAATCCAAATCAAAGTGTTGACGAAGTGGTGGATATTGCGGGAAACTCATTCAACGATATGGATGGGTCTGGAAAAGTGGGAGAAGAGAAACCAAATCAAAGTGTCGACGAAGTGGTGGACGTTGCAGGAGACTCATTTTGTGGCATGGACGAGCCTCCTATAGCGTTTGATGACTCCTGGGGTTTGGATGGAGGAGTTGGAAACCAGAAGCCCTGCTTTAGTCTACGGCTTGACAGCAGTGGAGGTACAGTCAGTCCACCGGGTCTCGAAGGTAAGGGACCAATGTCCAGGTCTCATCTTGATTCTGGAGCTTGTACCAAAACTCCGGATCCAAGTCCAGGTCCATTTAATCACAGTCTGCCTGATCCTGACACGTGGCATGATTGGGAAGAAGAGGAGGTGGCTTCCCTTCCTCTTTCTCAGAGATTGACAGCTCCCTCTGCCAAGAGAGTTGCCGAACTAAAGACTCCAG TTGCTTGCAGAAAGAGGAATAAAGGACCGCTGGTGCCCATCACTCCCATGCCAGGCTTTTCCGATATGGACACACCAGAGCTCAAAAACAGACTCAACAG gTTCGGCGTGCGTCCGCTGCCCAAGAAGCAGATGGTTCTGAAGCTGAAAGAGATCCATCAATACACCCACCAGCTGCAGAGCTCCGAGTCAGAGGAGGAGACCTCTGGACCCCAACGCCCACCGAATGCCTCTAACTCCCAGTCTGCTCCACTCTCCTTTAAGCAGCCTACAGCACCCCCTGCTGTCTCACCTGTGAAACTGCAGCCAAGTGAAGAAGATGAGCTTTTATCAGCCTCTCAAAACTCAGATACATCCTCCACTGCAGAGTCTGACAG GTCGAACCCAGAGCTGTGTGTGTCAGAAGACGACGACTCGGACACTGAGGGCATCACGGCATCTCAGGCTGTTGTGTGTGAGAAGGACAAACTCCTTGCAGTTCGTCAGTTCATCCTATCCGACCCCAAGCTGTACGCACGAGTGCTGCAGTACCAGCCTCTCTCCCTGGCGGAGCTGCGGTCCAGCTTGAAAGCAGCGGGCATCAGGTTAGGTGCTGCTAAACTACTAGACTTCCTGGACTCTCAGTGCATTACTTTCAGTACGGCCAAACAGGGCCAGAATGCATCTTCCCGCAGGAAACGACGTGTGAAAACCACAACCAGTGGTGGTGCAGCCGGAAGAGGAAGGAAAAAAGCAGCTAAGCCCAATGGAGGAGTTGCATGtgggctgaaataa